A part of Xenopus tropicalis strain Nigerian chromosome 4, UCB_Xtro_10.0, whole genome shotgun sequence genomic DNA contains:
- the rgs1 gene encoding regulator of G-protein signaling 1, protein MTVALCLTTINSTTCQQRCFSSKSFNIAADINVNALYKMPGIFFSHANALKEVDNKPDEVMAQKKKNFAVDLKNYLKSMLPHLETMKSSSSTSSSDSEKNKLTPDEIIQWTMSLEKLLISEDGQSVFREFLKSEFSEENIEFWLACEDYKATNDSEELRCKANVIYQEFIQPNANKQINIDFSTRNSVTKDLLEPTITTFNDAQKMIFILMERDSYPRFLKSEIFLRLAERHHGNNVRG, encoded by the exons ATGACTGTGGCGTTGTGTCTCACGACAATAAATAGCACAACTTGCCAGCAGAGGTGTTTCAGTTCCAAGAGCTTCAACATTGCAGCAGACATCAACGTAAACGCTCTCTACAAAATGCCCGGGATCTTTTTTTCTCATGCTAATGCTCTGAAAGAAGTTGACAACAAACCCGACGAAGTTATGgctcagaaaaagaaaaattt tgcTGTGGATCTTAAAAACTACTTGAAATCTATGTTGCCCCATCTGGAGACAATGAAATCATCATCATCAACTTCTTCATCAGATTCAGAGAAAAATAA GCTTACTCCTGATGAGATTATTCAGTGGACAATGTCTCTGGAGAAACTCCTCATAAGTGAAG ATGGGCAGTCTGTCTTCAGAGAGTTTTTGAAGTCTGAATTCAGTGAAGAAAATATAGAGTTCTGGCTGGCCTGTGAAGACTACAAGGCAACCAATGATTCAGAGGAATTACGTTGCAAAGCTAACGTTATATATCAAGAATTCATACAACCAAATGCAAACAAACAA attAACATTGACTTCTCTACCAGAAATTCAGTTACTAAAGATCTTCTTGAACCCACAATAACAACATTTAATGATGCTCAGAAGATGATATTCATTCTCATGGAAAGAGACTCATACCCAAGATTTCTAAAATCAGAAATATTTTTGAGACTTGCAGAAAGGCACCATGGAAATAATGTGAGAGGATAA